A part of Miscanthus floridulus cultivar M001 chromosome 6, ASM1932011v1, whole genome shotgun sequence genomic DNA contains:
- the LOC136459251 gene encoding protein MIZU-KUSSEI 1-like, protein MLHYSYSTPQPSPPMSPLIGPATPRTPGSVPSPLPPASPRPVITLTAPPSSNKRRRRGAGAARSSSLRAIRAVRALFRSLPILAPACRFPVVIPRHSGGGPRGHDGHHHIGAASRTTGTLFGHRRARVTLAVQETPGSVPVLLLELAMQTGRFMQEMGAEHLRVALECEKKPPGAGAGIGRARLLDELLWTAYVNGRKIGYAVRREPTEGDLTVLQLLRTVSAGAGVLPADVVGGGGAGAPEGQEAGDLAYMRAHFDRVVGSRDSESFYMLNPDGNNGPELSIFFIRI, encoded by the coding sequence ATGCTTCATTACAGTTACAGCACGCCGCAGCCCTCCCCGCCGATGTCACCGCTCATTGGCCCCGCGACGCCCCGCACCCCGGGCTCCGTGccgtcgccgctgccgccggcctCGCCGCGGCCCGTGATCACGCtcaccgcgccgccgtcgtccaaCAAGCGGAGGCGTCGCGGCGCCGGGGCCGCGCGCTCCTCCTCCCTGCGCGCCATCCGCGCCGTGCGCGCGCTGTTCCGGTCCCTCCCGATCCTCGCGCCGGCGTGCCGCTTCCCGGTCGTCATCCCGCGGCACAGTGGCGGCGGGCCGAGGGGCCACGACGGCCACCACCACATCGGCGCCGCGTCCCGCACGACGGGGACGCTCTTCGGGCACCGCAGGGCGCGGGTGACGCTGGCGGTGCAGGAGACGCCCGGGAGCGTGCCCGTCCTCCTGCTGGAGCTCGCCATGCAGACCGGCAGGTTCATGCAGGAGATGGGCGCCGAGCACCTGCGCGTCGCGCTCGAGTGCGAGAAGAAGCcgcccggcgccggcgccggcatcGGGCGCGCCAGGCTGCTCGACGAGCTGCTGTGGACGGCCTACGTCAACGGCCGCAAGATCGGCTACGCCGTGCGCCGGGAGCCCACGGAGGGCGACCTCACGGTCCTGCAGCTCCTGCGCACGGTGTCAGCAGGCGCCGGCGTGCTACCGGCCGACGTCgtgggcggtggcggcgcgggcgcCCCCGAGGGGCAGGAGGCCGGCGACCTGGCGTACATGCGCGCGCACTTCGATCGCGTCGTGGGGTCCAGGGACTCGGAGTCGTTCTACATGCTCAACCCTGACGGCAACAACGGGCCGGAGCTTAGCATCTTCTTCATCAGGATATGA